Genomic segment of Rhodococcus sp. W8901:
GCGCCCGTCGGCGCCCATCCGCAACAGATCCTCGGTCTCGAACTCGGGCTCACCGAAGAAGGTGTCACCGCCGTCGGCCTCGAGATTGACCAGCGCGCGCAGGATCACACCCGCGGTGGCCGCCGACACGCCCCCGATGCCCTCGAGGTCGGCCTTGCCCTCGTCGGACGTGAGATGCGCGATCACCGCGCGCAGGTCCTTCAGATCCAGCAGGGCGAGCCCACGGGTGTCGGCCCAGTGAAAGATCAGCCCCAGCGTCGACTCCTGGGTCTCGTTGAGTCCGAGGACCTTGCTGAGCAGGATCGGCCCGAAACTCGTGACGGTGGCACGCACCGGGATCCCGATGCCCTCGGTTCCCAACGACACGAACTCGACCGGGTAGCCGGTGGGCACCCAGTCCGGGTCCCCGGTCTCCGCGGCTCGACCGGTGATCTTGTCGTTCGGTTCCCCCGGCGCGGACAGCCCGGACAGGTCGCCCTTGACGTCCGCCATCACGACGGGAACACCTGCCGCCGAGAGCTGTTCGGCGATGCCCTGCAGTGTCTTCGTCTTGCCCGTGCCAGTGGCGCCGGCGATCAGTCCGTGGCGGTTGACGGTCGCCAGCGGAATCCGCACGCGGGCAGCCGCATCCACTGCACCGTCGACGACGACCGTCCCGAGCTCGAGGGCCGCTCCCTCCGACGCGTATCCGGACGCGATCTCGGCGGCGGCGCCGAACCCCTCGGCCGAACCCCCGTTGTCCGGACCGGCCTTCGCGCCTTCACGCTCCGCCCGCTCCGCGTCGGCCGCCTCACGCTCGGCCGCTTCCGCAGCCGCTGCCGCTTCCGCAGCGACGCGAGCCGCCTCCTCGGCGGCCGCTTTCGCGATCCGAGCCTTCTCCGCCGGCGTCGGGTCAACCGTCATGTGGTGTCCTCCTCGAGCAGAAAGCGTGCGGGAAGTTCTCCACCGTGGACAATATCCCGCCCGGGCGTGACTACTGTGTTTCTCGTGCAGGACAAATTGGTATGGATCGATTGTGAAATGACGGGCCTTCGGCTCGGTACGGACAAGCTCATCGAGATCGCGGCATTGGTGACCGACAGCGACCTCAACATCCTGGGTGAAGGCGTGGACATCGTGATCCACGCCGACGACGACGCTCTGGCGGACATGCCCGACGTCGTGACCCAGATGCACGCCAAGTCCGGACTGACCGAAGAGGTACGCGCGTCGACGGTGACCGTCGCCGAGGCGGAACAGATGGTGCTCGCCTACATCCGCGAGCACGTGCCCGTCGCCGGCACCGTGCCGCTGGCAGGCAACTCCATCGCGACCGACCGCGGCTTCATCGCCCGGGACATGCCCGAACTGGACGGGCACCTGCACTACCGCATGATCGACGTCAGCTCGATCAAGGAGCTGTGCCGCCGCTGGTACCCGCGGATCTACTTCGGCCAGCCGGAGAAGGGCCTCTCGCACCGGGCCCTCGCGGACATCAAGGAATCGATCCGCGAACTGCAGTACTACCGGCGCACCGCGTTCGTGGCGGATCCGGGCCCCTCCACCACCGAGATCGCGGCCGTCGCGAAGGAGTTGGGACCGGCCTGACCAGCCGATTGGCACTTTCCTCGATCGACAGGCTAATATTCATCTCGCTGCAGCAACCGGTTCCGCCGGAAGCAACAGCGATGGTGACTGTAGTTCAGTTGGTAGAGCACCAGGTTGTGATCCTGGCTGTCGCGGGTTCGAGTCCCGTCAGTCACCCCGAAGAAAAGCCCCCGGCATCGCCGGGGGCTTTTCTCGTTTCTCCGGCGGCACCTCACCCTCACGTCGTGCGCTCCGCCGCCACCGCGCGTTCTGCGCACCGATCGCTCGCCGAGGCCCTCCGAAGTCCGCCGCATACACAAAAGGCGAGATAGCAACGCCGGCGTGATGCAGTTCACTTTTCAAGTACCCGGCGACACACACAAATCGCCCTGAACAGGAAAAACTCACAAGTCCCACTCAGTGGGACCTCCAATTAACCGTTTGTTCATCCGGCCCCTACTGTGACGCACAGCATCTTTGATGCAGCGGCATGACACATGCCACGCCCCCAATCCGCATCACATGAAGGAGCTTCACAATGGGTTCTTCCGACTCCGACCTCGCCCTGATCAAGCAGATCCAGCCGGTCATCACCGGCATCGGCGGCGCTCTTGCCGGCGTCGGCGCAATCCTGGGCCTGGTCGGTGCACTGAACGCCCTCTTCCCCGCGTAGAGGTCGACACACAGACTGCTCCACGAGAAGCGGCCGGCACCCGATGGGTGCCGGCCGCTTCTTGCTGTGTCTCACGCCACGATCTTGCAGTCGCGTCGCGACAGGTACTAGTCGAACAGCGTCGGCGAGTCGCCGCTGTCCGCGTCGTCTACCGAACGTGCGGCGCGCGCACCTGGTTCAGCCTTACGCACCACGGTCAGCGTCGTCGTCCGACGCGAGAGCCGGTGCCCATCCGCGTGTTCGAGCAACGCCATGCCATGCCGGACCTCGAGAACAGTCCACGGGCCCGCATGGCCCGCCGCCTGAACGAGATCCCCGACTCCCACCGCTACCACGCTCAGCTCCCGTTCCTTCGGACGATTCGGTCACACCCAGAATAATCGCCCGCTACGCGTTGCCGGCCCGCCAGGTCTCCCAAGGGATGTTCCAGTCCCCGAGTCCGTCGGTGCCCGACAGGGTGCCGCCCACCGTGTTCTTGACCAGGACGATGTCGCCACGCTTGGTGTTGTCGTAGATCCACTTCGCGTTGGACGGGCTCATGTTCAGGCAGCCGTGGCTGGTGTTGGTGTTGCCCTGCTCGCCGAGGGACCACGGCGCGGAGTGGAAGAAGATGCCGCTGTACGACATTCGCGTGGCCCAGTCGACCGGCGTCTTGTAGCCGTCCGGCGAACTCACCGGGACACCGTAGGTCGACGAATCCATCACCAGGTGATCGAACCGGTCTCCGACGATGTAGACCCCGTTGTCCGTGGGGGTGCTGTTCTTGCCCATCGACGTCGGCATCGTCTTGACATCGCGACCGGACACGTTGACGGTGACCTGCTTGGTGTCGTCGTCGGCGGTGATGACCACGGCGTCGCCGATCGTGAACGACGAGTGCACGTCCTCCTGCCCGAACAATCCCTTGCCGAGATCTCGGCCGTACGCCTTGACGTCGACGGTGACCGTGGTGCCCGGCGCCCAGTAGTTCTGCGGCCGCCAGCGCACCTCACGATTGTTGAGCCAGTAGAAGGCGCCCTCGACCGGCGGCGCGGTGACGATCTCGATCGCGCCCTCCGCAGCCTTGCGGTCGGGGATGTTCTCGTCGAACTGGATCGCGACGGGCTGGCCGATACCGACGACGCTGCCGTCGCCGGGCATCACGTACGGCTTGGTGAGGTTCCCGGGGGCACTGGTCGTGAACGACAGAGTGGTCGATGTCGAGCCACCGAGTCCGTACGCGTCGGCCTGGAGCGTGTACTTGCGGTTGTATCCGAGTGGTTCGGTGTTCGTCCACGACAGCCCGTCCGGAGCCACCGCTCCGGCGACCGTCTTGCCGTCCGGGTTGCGCAGCGCCACGTTCGCCAACCGGCCGTCGGCCACCCGGACCGAGACCGGGTCGCCGGGCGAGAAGCCCACGGCGCCGTCCACGACGGTGGTGGTGAGCTTCGGCTGGATCAATGCGACGAGCGGATTGGAGTCGACCGGCCCGGTATCGGAAGTGGAGGCGCCGGCCGCACCGGTCGAGATGGTGCACCCCGTGACGAGCATCACCATCCCCAGAGCCGCTGCGACCACTGCCGCGGCGGCAGGCAGCCTCGATCTCGTCGCTCCACCCCCGCGCCGACGACCCTCACCGCGACTGACCTTCATGAAAACCCCACTTCACACTGCACACCTACCGAGGCAAGTCCCTTCGACCCACCCCACCCACGTGCCGACCAGACAATCCCTCCGGCACCCGCGCTCCTGCATGATGCCAGGTTCGCGCAGCCGACTTCCCCGACGTGCCGGACACGTGAGTAACGGTCGAATACCAATCGCCACCTGCGGCTCGAGGGTTACAGGACCACTGATTTGCTTTCGCTCGAAGCCGTCCGCTAATGTTCTCCTCGCACCGAACGAGGGACACCTCGCGACGAGCAATGCGCCTATAGCTCAGTTGGTAGAGCAAGTGACTCTTAATCACTGGGTCCGGGGTTCGAGTCCCTGTGGGCGCACGCTAGTTCACTAGCAGCCGGTTCTCCGGCAAAATGGGCATGCGCCTATAGCTCAGTTGGTAGAGCAAGTGACTCTTAATCACTGGGTCCGGGGTTCGAGTCCCTGTGGGCGCACCGTGAAAGGCCCCCGCACATCATGTGCGGGGGCCTTTCGTCGTTTCCGATCGAAGGCTCGATGCCTCCGAAACGACGAACGGGACGTCAGGTCACACGATCCCGGGGAATGTGTGACCTGACGTCCCGTTCGAGCTGCCGGACCTGGTCCGGTCGCGTCAGCGGAAGATCTTGCGCAGCACCAGCAACCCGACGACAGCACCGGCACCGATGAGCGCCGCCTTCACGGCGGGCTCGTTCAACTTCGCGAGGACACTCTGCTTGGTCGTCTCGACGAGCCGCTTGGGGTTGGTGCGGACGGCGAGCACGTCGAGTGTCTGCGCGAGTTGATTGCGGGCGTTCTCGATGTCCCGCTCGATGCTCTCGGTGTCCCTGGGCACGTGTCCTCCAACTGGTTCGAATCGGTGCGGCTGTGATGCTGCTGTGCCGGTCACGCTACCGGCACAGCTCGACACAACCGTAGAGCAGAAGGGAGTGCGGGGCGTCGTGCGGACCGTCGCTCGTGCCGTCCGCGCCCGTCCGCGGTCGGCCACAGCCGTCGGGGGCCTTCGGTAGCCTCAGTCGCTGTGACCGAGAACAGGCTCGCCCCCGGCGACATCGCACCCGACTTCACCCTGCCCGACGCCGACGGCAGCGAGGTGTCGCTCGCCGACTACCGCGGCCGCAAGGTGATCGTGTACTTCTACCCCGCCGCGAGCACGCCGGGCTGCACCAAGCAGGCGTGCGACTTCCGCGACAGCCTCGCCGAACTCAACGAGGCCGGTCTGGACGTCGTCGGCATCTCCCCCGACAAGCCCGCCAAGCTAGCGAAGTTCCGCGACAACGAGGGCCTGACCTTCCCGCTGCTGTCGGATCCCGAGAAGACGACGCTCACCGCATGGGGCGCGTTCGGCGAGAAGAAAATGTACGGCAAGGTCGTCCAGGGCGTCATCCGCTCGACGTTCCTCGTCGACGAGAACGGCAAGATCGAGGTGGCCCAGTACAACGTGCGCGCCACCGGCCACGTCGCCAAGCTCCGCCGCGACCTGTTGGTCTGACGCCGCCCCGTCAGCCGAGGCCCTGTAGGAACAGGGCCTCGGCGACGGCCAGATTCTCGATCTCCGACGGGTCAACGCTCTCGTTGGGCGCGTGGATCAGCGCCCGCGGCTCCTCGACACCCATCAGCACGATCTCGGCGTCCGGGAGCTGTCCGGCCAAGGTGTTGCACAGCGGGATCGTGCCGCCCTGCCCCGCCACCGCCACGTCGGCGCCGAACGCCTCCGCGAGCGCGGACGTCAGAGCGGTGTAGCCGGGCCCGGACGTCTTCGCCCGGAACGGCGACCCGACCGCCTCACGTTCCACCGTCACGTGGGCGCCCCACGGCGCCGCTTTCTCGAGATGCGCGATGAGCGCGTCCTGCGCCTTGTGCGGATCCATCCCCGCCGGCACTCGCAGATTGAGCCGGGCCGACGCCCGCGGCTGGATCGCCGCCGCGGACCCGACGACCGGCGGAGCGTCGATCCCGAGGATCGTCAGCGCCGGACGCGCCCACACCGCGTCCGCGACCGAGCCCGAACCGGTGAGCCGGACCCCGTCCAACACGCCGGCATCCGCCCGGAACTGGTCCTCCGGATAGTCCACACCGTCCCAGTCCTGCGCGGTGTCGAGCCCGTCGACGACGGTGTTGCCGCCGTGGTCCCGCAACGTGGAGAGCATCTGGACGAGCGCAGCCAGAGCGTCCGGCGCGGAACCGCCGTACATGCCCGAATGCAGTTCGCCCGCGAGGGTTTCCACATGCACCACGACGTTCGCGATTCCCCGCAGACTCGTCGTGAGGGTGGGCCGGCCGACTGCGACATTGCCGGTGTCCGCGATCACGACCACGTCCGCGGCGAACAGTTCGGGCCGCTGCTCGACCAGATCCTCGAGCCCCCCGCCGCCCATCTCCTCGGAGCCCTCCGACACGATCCGGATCCCCACGGGCAGCGGCTCCCCTGCTCCCGCGAGCGCCCGCAGCGCGAGC
This window contains:
- a CDS encoding helicase HerA-like domain-containing protein, which translates into the protein MTVDPTPAEKARIAKAAAEEAARVAAEAAAAAEAAEREAADAERAEREGAKAGPDNGGSAEGFGAAAEIASGYASEGAALELGTVVVDGAVDAAARVRIPLATVNRHGLIAGATGTGKTKTLQGIAEQLSAAGVPVVMADVKGDLSGLSAPGEPNDKITGRAAETGDPDWVPTGYPVEFVSLGTEGIGIPVRATVTSFGPILLSKVLGLNETQESTLGLIFHWADTRGLALLDLKDLRAVIAHLTSDEGKADLEGIGGVSAATAGVILRALVNLEADGGDTFFGEPEFETEDLLRMGADGRGVVTLFELGAQAARPAMFSTFLMWVLADLFQTLPEEGDLDKPKLVFVLDEAHLLFKDASKAFLAQVEQTVKLIRSKGVGVFFCTQLPTDVPNAVLSQLGARVQHALRAFTPDDQQALTKTVRTYPKTAHYDLEKALTSLGTGEAIVTVLSEKGAPTPVAWTRIRPPRSLMDTIGDDGIRAASGASGLQAKYGQTVDRESAYELLTAKVVGAPNLDPTLDVPPLPDLPDLPPPPAPNEGPSVAEQILGNTAVKSFLRSAASAAGREISRSIFGTGRRRRR
- the orn gene encoding oligoribonuclease, which encodes MQDKLVWIDCEMTGLRLGTDKLIEIAALVTDSDLNILGEGVDIVIHADDDALADMPDVVTQMHAKSGLTEEVRASTVTVAEAEQMVLAYIREHVPVAGTVPLAGNSIATDRGFIARDMPELDGHLHYRMIDVSSIKELCRRWYPRIYFGQPEKGLSHRALADIKESIRELQYYRRTAFVADPGPSTTEIAAVAKELGPA
- a CDS encoding L,D-transpeptidase, translating into MKVSRGEGRRRGGGATRSRLPAAAAVVAAALGMVMLVTGCTISTGAAGASTSDTGPVDSNPLVALIQPKLTTTVVDGAVGFSPGDPVSVRVADGRLANVALRNPDGKTVAGAVAPDGLSWTNTEPLGYNRKYTLQADAYGLGGSTSTTLSFTTSAPGNLTKPYVMPGDGSVVGIGQPVAIQFDENIPDRKAAEGAIEIVTAPPVEGAFYWLNNREVRWRPQNYWAPGTTVTVDVKAYGRDLGKGLFGQEDVHSSFTIGDAVVITADDDTKQVTVNVSGRDVKTMPTSMGKNSTPTDNGVYIVGDRFDHLVMDSSTYGVPVSSPDGYKTPVDWATRMSYSGIFFHSAPWSLGEQGNTNTSHGCLNMSPSNAKWIYDNTKRGDIVLVKNTVGGTLSGTDGLGDWNIPWETWRAGNA
- a CDS encoding DUF3618 domain-containing protein; the encoded protein is MPRDTESIERDIENARNQLAQTLDVLAVRTNPKRLVETTKQSVLAKLNEPAVKAALIGAGAVVGLLVLRKIFR
- the bcp gene encoding thioredoxin-dependent thiol peroxidase, with translation MTENRLAPGDIAPDFTLPDADGSEVSLADYRGRKVIVYFYPAASTPGCTKQACDFRDSLAELNEAGLDVVGISPDKPAKLAKFRDNEGLTFPLLSDPEKTTLTAWGAFGEKKMYGKVVQGVIRSTFLVDENGKIEVAQYNVRATGHVAKLRRDLLV
- a CDS encoding dipeptidase, which produces MLEVAVVVQKSDEIRARVRELMPTARDELAALVALRSIADPRQAPPEQCAAAANWVADAFRAAGIGHVELIGTSDGSRAVVGHQPGPEGAPTVLLYSHYDVQPAGDEALWATPPFELTEREGRWYGRGAADCKGNVVMHLLALRALAGAGEPLPVGIRIVSEGSEEMGGGGLEDLVEQRPELFAADVVVIADTGNVAVGRPTLTTSLRGIANVVVHVETLAGELHSGMYGGSAPDALAALVQMLSTLRDHGGNTVVDGLDTAQDWDGVDYPEDQFRADAGVLDGVRLTGSGSVADAVWARPALTILGIDAPPVVGSAAAIQPRASARLNLRVPAGMDPHKAQDALIAHLEKAAPWGAHVTVEREAVGSPFRAKTSGPGYTALTSALAEAFGADVAVAGQGGTIPLCNTLAGQLPDAEIVLMGVEEPRALIHAPNESVDPSEIENLAVAEALFLQGLG